The genomic window CTCCCCTGCCCGCCATGGGTTCATCATGGCCGCCGACGCCGCGTTGCGGGGCGCAACTGAGGGAATTGGCGAAGGGGAATACCCGGTTCCATTCAGTCACTCCGGCATATTCCCGTGGCAAAAATCATCGCCGCGCAACCCGTCCGGCCTGCGGTGATGGTAAAGCCAACCATCCCGGTGATCAGTGGCGGCCCGAAATTCCTTAAGGCTGCCATAAGGCTGTCTTAAGGTGGGCCGCCACCGGCGGGCTACTGCCGTTCGATCGTCTGTGCGGGAATCGTACACGGCTCCCGCGACTCCCGGTCAGCGGAATTCGGCTTTGCCCGGTCCGTGTTCGATGAAGCTGCGCATTCCGGTCTCGCGGTCCGCGGTCGCGAACAGCCCGGCGAAAAGCGCGCGTTCGAGTGCGAGCCCGCTGTCCAGGTCGGTCTCCAGGCCGGCGTCCACCGCTTCCTTCGCGGCCCGCAGCGCGTAGGCGGGCCCGCGGGCCAGCCGTCCGGCCCAGGCCAGCGCCTTCGCGTGCACCTCGGCGGCCGGCGCCACCTGGTCGACCAGGCCGATCGCCAGCGCCTCGGCGGCGCCCACCATCCGCCCGGTGAAGATCAGGTCCTTGGCCCGCGACGGCCCCACCAGCCGCGCCAGCCGCTGCGTGCCGCCGGCGCCCGGGATCAGCCCGAGCAGGATCTCCGGCTGGCCCAGCCTGGCGTCCTCCGCGGCGATCCTGATGTCCGCGCACAGCGCCAGCTCGCAGCCGCCGCCGAGCGCGTAGCCGGTCACCGCGGCCACCACCGGCTTGGGGATCCGGGCCACCGCGGTGAAGGCCTCCTGCAGCGGCCCCGAGCGGTCGACCATGTCCTCGTACGACATGGCCTGCATCTCCTTGATGTCCGCTCCCGCCGCGAACACCTTCTCACCGCCCCACAGCAGCACGGCCCGCACGTCGGGCCGCGCCCCGGCCTCCCGGGCGACCTCCTTGAGCTGGTCCTGCATGGCGCTGTCCAGCGCGTTCATCGGCGGCCGGTCCAGGCGGACGGTGCCGACGCCGTCGTCGACTTCGAGGGTCACAGTCATGCCGTGAGACTACGACGAAGGTCGCGCCGACCCGCGGGCACCGCCGGGCGCTGCCGGCCGAACGGTCAGGACTTCCACTGGCTCCAGGAGAGGTTCCAGCCGTTGAGGCCGTTGTACCACTGGACCGTCTTGTCCTTGGAGTTGATGACCTGGACCACGTCGCCGAGCATCGAGCTGTTGTAGAACCAGGCGGCGGGCGTGCTCGTGTCCCCCGCCCCGCGGGTGTCGCGTAGGCCGACGCAGCCGTGGCTGGTGTTGCTGTGGCCGAAGACCGAGGGCGCGGCCCAGTAGTTGCCGTGGATGAAGGTGCCCGAGGTGGTCAGCCGCATGGCGTGCGGCACGTCCTTGATGTCGTACTCCCCGCCGAAGCCCACCGTGTCGCCGTTCATCCGGGTGGTGAGGTACTTCTCCGAGATCACCATCTTGCCGTTGTAGGTGGTGTGCGCGGGGGCGCCGGAGGAGATCGGGATGGTCCTGATCGCCTTGTTGTCGCGGTAGACGGTCATCGAGTGCTTCGCCGCGTCCACGATGCTCACCTGGCGGCGGCCGATGGTGAAGTGCACCTGCTTGTGCTGCTTGCCGTAGACGCCGGGGGCGCCCTCGACGCCCTTGAGGTCCA from Streptomyces sp. NBC_01198 includes these protein-coding regions:
- a CDS encoding enoyl-CoA hydratase/isomerase family protein, translated to MTVTLEVDDGVGTVRLDRPPMNALDSAMQDQLKEVAREAGARPDVRAVLLWGGEKVFAAGADIKEMQAMSYEDMVDRSGPLQEAFTAVARIPKPVVAAVTGYALGGGCELALCADIRIAAEDARLGQPEILLGLIPGAGGTQRLARLVGPSRAKDLIFTGRMVGAAEALAIGLVDQVAPAAEVHAKALAWAGRLARGPAYALRAAKEAVDAGLETDLDSGLALERALFAGLFATADRETGMRSFIEHGPGKAEFR